In Nostoc sp. ATCC 53789, the following are encoded in one genomic region:
- a CDS encoding relaxase/mobilization nuclease domain-containing protein: MITKIKANKSFRGTTKYVLEKEKAKIIGGNMYGQSTNELVEQFTLSAHLNPQLKDPCYHLMLSVPKNDRTLNDDELANLSQRHLASVIILSRLQGDESQVKQPDKRIADIKLNQLVDEFIESELPAYDFFIARHSDKEHDHTHIVASRVNNLDGKSIRTWNNYAHSEHSARLLEREFQLTPVQSSWESKQKAMTRNQLERVESLGLPGEEIMRRAIEQVAADKPTMPHLIEQLWREHQVKAVVSYYGHGGVRGIKFGIDVGSFNEDGSPRLLWKQGGNLNKYKCSFTKLQSELGINYDPKRDDSEIKRLNNFLESVDNKQVNKQIISTTLPKEAQAIAETKHQINPAKSDAEQRASSELINTISNFIEQSAVDNALVETLPQLAEQLSQYNQQLSAGRTAFDELSSAITQELQSHTEKKAILSISDYIEQSTVESALTEAVLELTQQLSQYKEELVTAKTTFNDLDAVLATELQSYTEKRAISSISDYIEQSTVSSALTEAVVELMQQLSQYKEELVTAKATFNDLNAVLATELQSYLEKRAISSVSDYIEQSTVESALTETVLELTQQLSQYQQQETGKTIFDDLEAAIVYLEQLHRSQKPVDAIALNQTPTITTDEPKLKDNLSAELYQYYSADLQNLLVTDRDKEIAMRALLDNKPSEEVEEIIFASPAGWTQDEARELVLIASNKLATQKSESEQSLDGKQRIESEFLAMAVPIAVELINWQLRETGSNSLRFKRATLEKQGRELVFTHDERGEIFRVAVSRNQSGELEYSPINIGTVEREDLMLWQKADRVLQQITEEQQQSKRQSKGISL, encoded by the coding sequence ATGATTACCAAAATCAAAGCTAACAAATCATTTCGTGGCACTACTAAGTATGTGCTTGAGAAAGAAAAAGCCAAAATCATTGGTGGGAATATGTACGGTCAAAGCACTAATGAACTGGTAGAGCAGTTTACCTTATCAGCCCACCTTAACCCCCAACTAAAAGACCCGTGCTATCACTTGATGCTTAGTGTACCGAAAAATGATAGAACCTTAAATGATGATGAATTAGCTAATCTATCCCAACGTCACTTGGCATCGGTCATTATACTATCGCGGCTTCAAGGTGATGAATCCCAAGTTAAACAACCTGATAAAAGGATAGCTGACATCAAACTAAACCAGCTAGTTGATGAATTTATAGAATCAGAATTACCCGCTTATGACTTCTTTATAGCGCGGCACTCTGACAAAGAACACGACCACACCCACATCGTTGCATCTAGAGTTAATAATCTAGATGGTAAGTCTATTCGCACTTGGAACAATTACGCCCATTCAGAACACTCTGCCCGACTGCTAGAGCGAGAATTTCAGCTAACCCCAGTCCAAAGTAGTTGGGAGAGTAAGCAAAAGGCTATGACTCGGAATCAACTGGAACGAGTCGAGAGTTTGGGACTTCCAGGCGAAGAAATAATGCGACGGGCTATTGAGCAAGTGGCAGCAGATAAACCTACAATGCCCCATCTAATTGAGCAGTTATGGAGAGAGCATCAAGTCAAAGCTGTCGTAAGTTATTACGGTCACGGTGGGGTAAGGGGCATCAAGTTTGGCATTGATGTCGGCTCATTTAATGAAGATGGTAGTCCCCGTTTGCTCTGGAAACAGGGAGGTAATCTCAATAAATATAAGTGTTCATTTACAAAGCTCCAGTCTGAATTGGGGATAAACTACGACCCTAAACGTGATGATAGCGAAATTAAACGTTTAAATAATTTCTTAGAATCTGTAGATAATAAGCAAGTTAATAAACAAATAATATCAACCACATTACCTAAAGAAGCTCAAGCTATAGCCGAAACTAAACACCAGATAAACCCAGCTAAATCAGATGCAGAACAACGAGCAAGTTCAGAACTCATAAATACAATCTCTAACTTTATTGAACAGTCAGCAGTTGATAATGCCTTGGTTGAAACGTTACCACAATTAGCAGAACAACTCTCTCAATATAACCAGCAGTTATCAGCAGGTAGAACCGCATTCGACGAGCTATCATCGGCGATTACTCAAGAGTTACAATCCCATACAGAGAAGAAAGCTATCTTATCAATCTCTGATTATATTGAGCAATCAACTGTCGAGTCAGCCTTAACTGAAGCAGTATTAGAATTAACGCAACAACTTTCTCAATACAAAGAGGAACTCGTTACAGCTAAAACTACATTCAATGACCTGGATGCAGTGCTTGCAACTGAGTTACAATCCTATACAGAGAAGAGAGCCATTTCATCAATTTCTGATTACATTGAGCAATCGACTGTCTCTTCAGCATTAACTGAAGCAGTAGTAGAATTAATGCAACAACTTTCTCAATATAAAGAGGAACTTGTTACAGCTAAAGCTACATTTAATGACCTGAATGCAGTGCTTGCGACTGAGTTACAATCATATCTAGAGAAAAGAGCTATTTCATCAGTTTCTGATTATATTGAGCAATCGACTGTTGAATCAGCATTAACTGAAACAGTATTAGAATTAACACAACAACTTTCTCAATATCAGCAGCAAGAAACTGGAAAAACCATCTTCGACGACCTGGAAGCAGCGATTGTTTATTTGGAGCAACTCCATAGATCGCAAAAACCAGTGGATGCAATTGCTCTTAATCAAACTCCAACTATAACCACAGATGAACCAAAGTTAAAAGATAATCTTTCAGCCGAGTTATATCAGTATTACAGCGCCGACTTGCAAAACTTATTAGTGACTGACCGAGACAAAGAAATTGCTATGCGGGCGCTATTAGATAATAAGCCATCTGAGGAAGTTGAAGAAATTATCTTTGCCAGTCCAGCCGGATGGACACAAGATGAAGCCAGAGAATTGGTACTAATTGCTAGCAATAAGCTGGCAACTCAAAAGTCAGAATCAGAACAGTCACTCGATGGAAAGCAGCGTATTGAATCGGAATTCTTAGCGATGGCTGTGCCTATTGCTGTTGAATTAATCAACTGGCAATTAAGAGAAACTGGCTCAAATAGCCTTAGATTCAAACGTGCAACTCTAGAGAAGCAGGGTAGAGAATTGGTATTTACCCATGATGAACGAGGTGAGATTTTCCGAGTGGCAGTCAGCCGAAACCAGTCAGGTGAGCTTGAGTATTCACCGATTAATATCGGGACAGTGGAGAGAGAAGACCTGATGCTTTGGCAAAAAGCAGATCGCGTATTGCAACAGATAACAGAAGAACAGCAACAATCAAAAAGACAAAGTAAAGGGATCTCCCTCTAG